One genomic window of Polyangium aurulentum includes the following:
- a CDS encoding DUF4123 domain-containing protein, which yields MTEETEPPLITSAAFAEGLDRLAASGRLFVAIDGADASGVADKAREMGGRVAVCLYRAEEDPDLAAVAPYLFAVDGAALRWVRERLAEDPAFCIFVLADTNLEGLRRHFRRFLVVQSPAGTKMNFRFFDPRVLTTYLESCEPRELDDFYGPATEYGVPTEDGLGALFFKRREEGPPRRRSDVLLKLRPAQMRAFARATEERFVDRTATFLQMQFPDALEEPRPLLRVIVADQIARARGHGFTAELEIVTYVISAWVLGAKFDEEFPAVREKLASPVLTTGDKAAWLAEWTQTLLRTLQEK from the coding sequence ATGACCGAAGAGACCGAGCCGCCGCTGATCACCTCCGCCGCGTTCGCCGAAGGGCTCGATCGCCTCGCGGCGTCCGGGCGTCTGTTCGTCGCGATCGACGGCGCCGACGCGTCGGGCGTCGCCGACAAGGCGCGCGAGATGGGGGGGCGCGTGGCCGTGTGCCTTTATCGCGCGGAGGAGGATCCGGATCTCGCCGCCGTCGCGCCCTACCTCTTCGCGGTCGACGGCGCCGCGCTGCGCTGGGTGCGCGAGCGGCTCGCCGAGGATCCGGCCTTTTGCATCTTCGTCCTCGCCGACACGAACCTCGAGGGATTGCGCCGGCACTTCCGGCGCTTCCTCGTGGTCCAGTCGCCCGCGGGCACGAAGATGAACTTCCGCTTCTTCGATCCGCGCGTGCTCACCACGTACCTCGAGAGCTGCGAGCCGCGCGAGCTCGACGATTTCTACGGCCCGGCGACCGAATACGGGGTGCCGACCGAGGACGGGCTCGGGGCGCTCTTTTTCAAGCGGCGCGAGGAGGGCCCGCCGCGGCGCCGCTCGGACGTGCTGCTCAAGCTCAGGCCCGCGCAGATGCGCGCCTTCGCGAGGGCGACCGAGGAGCGATTCGTCGATCGCACGGCCACCTTCCTCCAGATGCAATTTCCGGATGCGCTGGAGGAGCCGCGCCCGCTCCTGCGCGTGATCGTGGCCGATCAGATCGCGCGGGCGCGCGGGCATGGTTTCACGGCCGAGCTCGAGATCGTCACGTACGTGATCTCGGCGTGGGTGCTCGGCGCGAAGTTCGACGAGGAGTTCCCGGCGGTGCGCGAGAAGCTCGCCTCGCCGGTGCTCACCACCGGGGACAAGGCGGCCTGGCTCGCCGAATGGACGCAGACTCTTCTCCGTACGCTCCAGGAGAAATGA
- a CDS encoding PAAR domain-containing protein, with translation MQPAARKGDPTIHLGMIEEGSPNVTIGGMPAARLIDKHLCPMHGPGPITQSSPTVFINGVGAARMGDMCTCMIPSTPVGEGNAKKEEQASWKFSGDGGMENKKGEYEGESKDLHSNVKDAGKDAKDEFKRKPDEGWKPKFAVGANKEVFNKSSAPLGPDGKPKDNYAGFFHGEAKGSYGAQAEIENWQNMKANAGGKIEGEASVAKAKGKLGDAKEGFGEVEGEAKFLTVKGDLGAGGEFEMKNGKVDKAYVQAGGGAGASVVEGKASGKTKAFKLPFVNWGISLGGEVSGALLTAEARANAQAGYKEGKWTFGFGAKLGALVAGLGFKFNVTIEKIEPPEEPPKAPGIPGVTGIDPIALGHMTTLIGNMPPPYIPGAPEPVAPGAHTDAIGIRNNAQALTLQKAKRAAVPFTPVKCSW, from the coding sequence ATGCAGCCTGCTGCGCGCAAGGGAGATCCCACGATCCACCTCGGGATGATCGAGGAGGGCTCGCCGAACGTGACCATCGGCGGAATGCCGGCGGCGCGTCTCATCGACAAGCACCTCTGCCCGATGCACGGGCCGGGGCCGATCACGCAGAGCTCGCCGACCGTGTTCATCAACGGCGTCGGCGCCGCGCGCATGGGCGACATGTGCACGTGCATGATCCCGTCGACGCCCGTCGGTGAAGGCAACGCCAAGAAGGAGGAGCAGGCCTCCTGGAAGTTCTCCGGCGACGGCGGCATGGAGAACAAGAAGGGCGAGTACGAGGGCGAGAGCAAGGACCTGCACAGCAACGTCAAGGACGCCGGCAAGGACGCGAAGGACGAGTTCAAGCGCAAGCCGGACGAGGGCTGGAAGCCGAAGTTCGCCGTGGGCGCGAACAAGGAAGTGTTCAACAAGTCGAGCGCGCCCCTCGGCCCCGACGGCAAACCCAAGGACAACTACGCCGGGTTTTTCCACGGCGAGGCGAAGGGCAGCTACGGCGCGCAGGCCGAGATCGAGAACTGGCAGAACATGAAGGCCAACGCCGGCGGCAAGATCGAGGGCGAGGCCTCGGTCGCCAAGGCGAAGGGCAAGCTCGGCGACGCGAAGGAGGGCTTTGGCGAGGTCGAGGGCGAGGCCAAGTTCCTCACCGTCAAGGGCGATCTCGGCGCTGGCGGCGAGTTCGAGATGAAGAACGGCAAGGTCGACAAGGCCTACGTTCAAGCGGGCGGCGGCGCTGGCGCCTCGGTCGTCGAGGGCAAGGCTTCGGGCAAGACGAAGGCCTTCAAGTTGCCGTTCGTCAACTGGGGCATCTCGCTCGGCGGCGAGGTCTCGGGCGCGCTGCTCACGGCCGAGGCGCGCGCGAACGCGCAAGCGGGCTACAAGGAAGGCAAGTGGACCTTCGGGTTCGGCGCGAAGCTCGGCGCGCTCGTCGCGGGCCTCGGCTTCAAGTTCAACGTCACGATCGAGAAGATCGAGCCGCCCGAGGAGCCGCCCAAGGCGCCGGGCATCCCTGGCGTGACGGGCATCGATCCCATCGCGCTCGGGCACATGACCACGCTGATCGGCAACATGCCGCCCCCGTACATCCCGGGCGCGCCCGAGCCCGTGGCGCCGGGCGCGCACACCGATGCGATCGGCATCCGCAACAACGCGCAGGCGCTCACGCTGCAGAAGGCCAAGCGCGCGGCCGTGCCGTTCACGCCGGTGAAGTGCAGCTGGTGA
- a CDS encoding type VI secretion system Vgr family protein: protein MSILDLSFESGEQTLSVRSFSVHEGISTLFSATIIARSPKEDIDLESIVGKAAGFLMVGGLLTPRAWTGIVSHMEQLEVEPPTGTSLGLSTYLIRIVPQLWMLTQRRGNRIFQKTTIPKIVGKILEEYGIKPTLKISEDHPEHEYRVQYNETDFAFISRLMEEEGISYWFGQTTGQKGLVSELILSDKPTSGEARSAIRHVDNPNQATGSKEFITRVHLAHQVRPGAALIRDYDFEKPTFVLKGDADKTKPEDFYEQYVYEHGAFTDPTKGKARADIMLQADRGLKRHITFETNAHDLGPGTIFGIDNHPRDDLDPGKKLLVLEALHEGIPDGEWSTSGDAVFAESPYRTPQRTPRPKINGLQSAIVVGPEGEEIYCDEYGRVRVQFHWDRDGKYDEQSSCWIRVSQGWAGTAYGMMAIPRVGQEVLVGFWEGNPDEPVIVGRLYNAKSRVPYKLPDERTKSTWKSKTYKGQGFNEIMFEDAAGKELVYIQAQRDLSKLVKVHETERTGANRTMVVGANRSSVVGGVDATVVGSKYSLVMATPKDLKVEAMGQPEVEAKETMIEMVDEKITLTTGKATVVLDGSTITLKADGNIEIKAGGEVVIHGGPFVKINC from the coding sequence ATGTCGATCCTCGACCTGTCGTTCGAGTCGGGCGAGCAAACGCTGTCGGTCCGGAGCTTCTCGGTCCACGAGGGCATCTCGACGCTCTTCAGCGCGACCATCATCGCGCGCTCGCCGAAGGAGGACATCGACCTCGAGTCGATCGTCGGCAAAGCCGCCGGCTTCCTCATGGTCGGAGGTCTGCTCACGCCGCGCGCGTGGACGGGCATCGTCAGCCACATGGAGCAGCTCGAGGTCGAGCCGCCCACGGGCACCTCGCTCGGGCTGTCGACGTACCTCATCCGCATCGTGCCGCAGCTGTGGATGCTCACGCAGCGCCGCGGCAATCGCATCTTCCAGAAGACGACGATCCCCAAGATCGTCGGCAAGATCCTCGAGGAGTACGGCATCAAGCCGACCCTCAAGATCTCCGAGGATCACCCCGAGCACGAGTACCGCGTCCAGTACAACGAGACCGACTTCGCCTTCATCAGCCGGCTGATGGAGGAGGAGGGCATCTCCTACTGGTTCGGACAAACCACGGGCCAGAAGGGCCTCGTGAGCGAGCTCATCCTCTCGGACAAACCCACGAGCGGCGAGGCGCGCTCGGCCATTCGCCACGTGGACAACCCGAACCAGGCGACGGGCTCGAAGGAGTTCATCACGCGCGTCCACCTCGCGCACCAGGTTCGCCCCGGCGCCGCGCTCATCCGCGATTACGACTTCGAGAAGCCCACCTTCGTGCTCAAGGGCGACGCCGACAAGACCAAGCCCGAGGATTTCTACGAGCAGTACGTCTACGAGCACGGCGCCTTCACCGATCCCACGAAGGGCAAGGCGCGCGCGGACATCATGCTCCAGGCCGACCGCGGCCTGAAGCGCCACATCACGTTCGAGACCAACGCCCACGATCTCGGCCCGGGCACGATCTTCGGCATCGACAACCACCCGCGCGACGACCTCGACCCGGGCAAGAAGCTGCTCGTGCTCGAGGCGCTGCACGAGGGCATCCCCGACGGCGAGTGGTCGACCTCGGGCGACGCGGTCTTCGCCGAGAGCCCCTACAGGACCCCGCAGCGCACGCCGCGCCCCAAGATCAACGGCCTGCAGAGCGCCATCGTCGTCGGCCCCGAAGGCGAGGAGATCTACTGCGACGAGTACGGCCGCGTGCGGGTGCAGTTCCACTGGGATCGCGACGGCAAGTACGACGAGCAGAGCTCGTGCTGGATCCGCGTGAGCCAGGGCTGGGCCGGCACCGCGTACGGCATGATGGCGATCCCGCGCGTGGGCCAGGAGGTCCTCGTCGGCTTCTGGGAGGGCAACCCCGACGAACCCGTCATCGTGGGCCGCCTGTACAACGCCAAGAGCCGCGTGCCGTACAAGCTGCCCGACGAGCGCACGAAGAGCACCTGGAAGTCGAAGACGTACAAGGGCCAGGGCTTCAACGAGATCATGTTCGAGGACGCCGCTGGCAAGGAGCTGGTCTACATCCAGGCGCAGCGCGATCTGTCGAAGCTCGTGAAGGTGCACGAGACCGAGCGCACCGGGGCGAACCGCACCATGGTCGTCGGGGCAAACCGCTCGAGCGTGGTGGGCGGCGTCGACGCGACGGTCGTCGGATCGAAGTACTCGCTCGTGATGGCGACGCCCAAGGATCTCAAGGTCGAGGCGATGGGCCAGCCCGAGGTCGAGGCGAAAGAGACGATGATCGAGATGGTCGACGAGAAGATCACGCTCACGACGGGCAAGGCGACGGTGGTGCTCGACGGCTCGACGATCACGCTCAAGGCCGACGGGAACATCGAGATCAAGGCTGGAGGCGAGGTCGTCATCCACGGCGGCCCCTTCGTGAAGATCAACTGCTAG
- a CDS encoding carbonic anhydrase: MQKLIRGLHQFQANVFSSQKELFQRLAIGQNPDALFITCSDSRINPNLITQTGPGDLFIIRNAGNIIPSYGAVQGGEAGTIEFAVAGLGVKDIIVCGHSHCGAMKGLLQREKLAESMPALAAFLGHAEATRRIVRDNYKELQGAALETVTVEENVLVQIENLRTHPAVASALARGQINLHGWVYKIETGEIFCFDPEQSQFVLLADAPRALPNGPRLTNITPI; encoded by the coding sequence ATGCAGAAGCTGATCCGCGGCCTCCACCAATTTCAGGCAAACGTCTTCAGCTCGCAAAAAGAGCTGTTCCAGCGGCTCGCGATCGGGCAGAACCCGGACGCGCTCTTCATCACCTGCTCGGACTCGCGCATCAACCCGAACCTGATCACGCAGACGGGCCCGGGCGACCTGTTCATCATCCGCAACGCCGGCAACATCATCCCCTCCTACGGCGCGGTGCAGGGCGGCGAGGCGGGCACCATCGAGTTCGCGGTCGCCGGGCTCGGCGTGAAGGACATCATCGTCTGCGGCCACTCGCATTGCGGCGCGATGAAGGGGCTGCTCCAGCGCGAGAAGCTCGCCGAGAGCATGCCCGCCCTCGCCGCCTTCCTCGGTCACGCCGAGGCCACGCGGCGCATCGTTCGCGACAACTACAAGGAGCTCCAGGGCGCCGCGCTCGAGACGGTCACGGTCGAGGAGAACGTCCTCGTGCAGATCGAGAACCTGCGCACCCACCCCGCCGTCGCCTCGGCCCTCGCCCGCGGCCAGATCAACCTGCACGGCTGGGTCTACAAGATCGAGACCGGCGAGATCTTCTGCTTCGACCCCGAGCAGTCGCAGTTCGTGCTCCTCGCCGACGCGCCGCGCGCGCTGCCCAACGGGCCTCGCCTCACCAACATCACGCCGATCTGA
- a CDS encoding YkgJ family cysteine cluster protein, whose product MSSEQPRLQFDCTKCLAFCCSIYERVEVKPSDVRRLAKHFQLTKEQAEKRFTAVRWGGRVLRRRNDKLLGRACKFLDPETRYCTIYEARPQACREYPGRTRCSYYEVLRFEREIQEDQSIVPIIRLTFRKQAERKT is encoded by the coding sequence GTGTCGAGCGAACAACCGCGCCTTCAATTCGATTGCACCAAGTGCTTGGCGTTCTGCTGCTCCATTTACGAGCGCGTCGAGGTCAAGCCCAGCGACGTGCGCCGCCTGGCCAAGCATTTTCAGCTCACGAAGGAGCAGGCGGAGAAGCGCTTCACCGCCGTGCGCTGGGGCGGCCGCGTCCTGCGCCGCAGGAACGACAAGCTGCTCGGCAGGGCGTGTAAATTTCTGGATCCCGAGACCCGCTACTGCACCATCTACGAGGCCCGCCCCCAGGCCTGCCGCGAATACCCCGGGCGAACCCGGTGCTCGTACTACGAGGTCCTGCGCTTCGAGCGCGAGATCCAGGAAGACCAGTCGATCGTGCCGATCATCCGCCTCACCTTCCGCAAGCAGGCCGAGCGCAAGACCTAG
- a CDS encoding right-handed parallel beta-helix repeat-containing protein, whose amino-acid sequence MIRNRACFCLSLLFMLSCSRKALPGGDSVQQKTEPAPPVAGPPRMLKPGLVGPAERRPEPPAGGRRFYVSPKGNDVNDCSEQSPCRELKRGVKLATAPGDVLIVEDGEYAGFAVSDVSGEPGRPITIFAKGKRAIVKPDPECNGKWHCRDTIIVRRSKYVVLDGLTANEAMRSGVAIFYGDHITVRNGVYGDNGRWGIFSSFADDLVIENNEVYRSHDEHGIYLSNSGDRPIVRANVARDNNACGIQINADYREKPEFGKSGKSWYVGEPDGLTTGAVIENNLIYGNGSGQLGTGKKRRRGGAGINLDGVQDSIVRGNVLFDNQAGGIVAYGDADGLETDEDEDGDGRFGPKGMVIAHNTVVMPSGSRHGLQIRLSAGSNIVRNNILTHEDKGRAGLELVTEKDAQLVDSDGNVLDRVAIGEQITTLDDWKKKHGKDAHSLSVPLKLLFADRARGDFTLVPGSPAARAGTQVNEVAHDYFGKPWRSGGGRSIGACESDK is encoded by the coding sequence GTGATCCGCAATCGAGCCTGCTTCTGTCTTTCGCTGCTTTTCATGCTGTCCTGCTCGCGCAAAGCTTTGCCGGGCGGAGACTCGGTGCAGCAAAAGACCGAGCCCGCCCCTCCCGTCGCAGGACCGCCCCGAATGCTCAAGCCCGGCCTCGTGGGCCCGGCGGAGCGCCGGCCCGAGCCGCCGGCAGGGGGGCGCCGCTTCTACGTCTCGCCCAAGGGCAACGACGTGAACGATTGCTCCGAGCAATCACCCTGCCGCGAGCTGAAGCGCGGGGTGAAGCTCGCCACGGCGCCGGGGGACGTGCTGATCGTGGAAGATGGCGAGTACGCGGGCTTCGCGGTCAGCGACGTCAGCGGCGAGCCCGGCCGCCCGATCACGATCTTCGCCAAGGGCAAGCGCGCGATCGTGAAGCCCGACCCGGAATGCAATGGCAAGTGGCATTGCCGCGACACCATCATCGTGCGCCGCTCGAAATACGTCGTGCTCGACGGGCTCACGGCGAACGAGGCCATGCGCTCGGGCGTCGCCATCTTCTACGGCGACCACATCACCGTGCGCAACGGAGTCTACGGCGACAATGGCCGGTGGGGGATCTTCTCGTCGTTCGCGGACGACCTCGTGATCGAGAACAACGAGGTCTACCGCAGCCACGACGAGCACGGGATCTATCTGTCGAACAGCGGCGACCGGCCCATCGTGCGCGCCAACGTGGCGCGCGACAACAACGCCTGCGGCATCCAGATCAACGCCGATTACCGCGAGAAGCCCGAGTTCGGCAAGAGCGGCAAGAGCTGGTACGTCGGCGAGCCCGACGGGCTCACGACCGGCGCGGTGATCGAGAACAACCTGATTTACGGCAACGGCTCGGGCCAGCTCGGCACGGGCAAGAAGAGGCGCCGCGGCGGGGCGGGGATCAACCTCGACGGCGTGCAGGACTCGATCGTGCGCGGCAACGTGCTCTTCGACAACCAGGCCGGCGGGATCGTGGCCTATGGCGACGCCGACGGGCTCGAGACGGACGAGGACGAGGACGGCGACGGGCGCTTCGGGCCGAAGGGCATGGTGATCGCGCACAACACGGTGGTGATGCCGAGCGGATCGCGGCACGGGCTTCAGATTCGATTGAGCGCGGGGTCTAACATCGTGCGCAACAACATCCTGACCCACGAGGACAAGGGCCGCGCGGGGCTCGAGCTGGTGACCGAAAAGGACGCGCAGCTCGTCGACAGCGACGGCAACGTCCTCGATCGCGTGGCGATCGGCGAGCAGATCACGACGCTCGACGACTGGAAGAAGAAGCATGGCAAGGACGCGCATTCGCTGTCGGTGCCCCTCAAGCTCCTGTTCGCGGACCGCGCGCGGGGCGATTTCACGCTGGTCCCGGGCTCGCCCGCCGCGCGCGCGGGGACGCAGGTGAACGAGGTGGCGCACGATTACTTTGGCAAGCCGTGGCGCTCGGGAGGCGGGAGAAGCATCGGGGCGTGCGAGAGCGATAAATGA
- a CDS encoding IPT/TIG domain-containing protein yields the protein MKRSLWSRPISLALVLSVPLVATTSGCSDDPTTNPGTPTSSGTGGNGGAGGSGGNGGAGGEEAMRGPVSFTSTPILEARVNDPYAYTAKAVQENALPGDTITYALATKPDGMTIDAQTGEIAWTPDFGQEGPQIVSIKATATDGQSATQDFSIQVEPGVSIAGMQPAAGSAAGGEMVTISGYGFVGNVGVLFGDVPAQDVMVMDEGTISVTTPPAVARTRIVTITIDGMPQATFTPGFTHLPVLASTDVASAKLASSLKVQGVGFDPAVVDPNQLVIPALAGTRRKIVTGTAKAGELAFSLGVGNSESTLATGAVAVEVHGLRSNFLPLTISDASIPAELAVTGTDAAHIAGENMTLVGAGFIGVMPSDLKVRFAGSAAPAPVVSINPAGTQVVVTVPADAVTGPISLEAPGRLPARSHAAATITGTTPALAVLDSTPAGGTPGSALVLRGTGFAADAAMNEVSFDGMAATVLSAEPDRLVVEVPAGLHFGAAEVVVKKGAETASAGLFGVTGTFEVVGGGGPEEVDIGDGGDPMLASLTGEYVTTDAANNYYIGDRKRVRVINNGAAPVTMFGVTIQPQTIMTVAQGPADVVAVAVHPVTEDVYFATNAAIYRAKRSDGMVEPYAGTGSAGNGGNKGPRLSASFSGITDLQFTDDGSVLVIADNSNGAIRAINTTAAPTTAWGVPLGADIVDQIANMKGIVNPLGVAIDAEGSIYATFSTEVRRIAFDRPAVGAPGYVEYETVAGNGLFTSLPAEGCPAIAKSLGVNRGIAIDPVRGDAFIGSRHGLIRRIRPAGGKAPTSVDTDDCIDFVAGSWDVGKPIPNAGHAGDGGLAKSAVLALLSRPFTDRNGDLLVLADGHLRKVVFDAQGNPGTITTLAGTGPAPLDNLPALSLRGLNSLGGLRVDAAGNRYIYTVDGRVVAQDRTTNLLTVLAGTGYLGNRIGMNGAATDSDLGGLRGLELTPLGGLYVLEATIPRVSRIDVGQNVLTVIAGDGKTATTAEQMTAGPAISARVAIDTGAPKAALGPSGALYFADHHLLRIMNPTDAPISTFGVNLPSGGIYYLNGFGSSLSGVAFAPNGDVYVASYDDDTIIRMRAAGPFTPEVVVAGDGTKHGVSTPGALANLHLNRPADLAFLPDGSLLVANDFGNTLVHIGPDAAGDISPESRFVHVFGSGAPGRMTKDDVASAVAPRGVRALAQDGDGLVLIAGERIVKLAMP from the coding sequence ATGAAGCGATCCCTCTGGTCCCGTCCCATCTCGCTCGCCCTCGTGCTGAGCGTGCCCCTCGTGGCCACGACGAGCGGCTGCTCGGATGATCCCACGACCAACCCCGGCACCCCGACCTCCTCGGGCACCGGCGGCAATGGCGGCGCGGGCGGCAGCGGAGGCAACGGCGGCGCGGGCGGCGAGGAGGCCATGCGCGGGCCGGTCTCGTTCACCTCGACCCCGATCCTCGAGGCGCGCGTCAACGACCCCTACGCGTACACGGCCAAGGCGGTGCAGGAGAACGCGCTGCCCGGCGACACGATCACCTACGCGCTCGCCACGAAGCCGGATGGAATGACGATCGACGCGCAGACGGGCGAGATCGCCTGGACGCCCGATTTCGGCCAGGAAGGGCCGCAGATCGTCTCCATCAAGGCGACCGCGACCGACGGCCAGAGCGCGACGCAGGACTTCTCGATCCAGGTCGAGCCGGGCGTGTCCATCGCCGGCATGCAGCCCGCCGCGGGCAGCGCCGCGGGCGGCGAGATGGTCACCATCAGCGGCTACGGCTTCGTCGGCAACGTGGGCGTGCTCTTCGGCGACGTCCCCGCGCAGGACGTGATGGTGATGGACGAAGGCACGATCAGCGTCACCACGCCCCCCGCCGTGGCCCGCACGCGCATCGTCACGATCACGATCGACGGCATGCCGCAAGCGACGTTCACGCCGGGCTTCACCCACCTGCCCGTGCTCGCATCGACCGACGTCGCATCGGCCAAGCTCGCCTCTTCGCTCAAGGTGCAGGGCGTCGGGTTCGACCCCGCCGTGGTCGATCCCAACCAGCTCGTGATCCCCGCGCTCGCGGGCACGCGCCGCAAGATCGTCACCGGCACGGCAAAGGCAGGCGAGCTCGCCTTCAGCCTCGGCGTCGGCAACTCCGAGTCCACGCTCGCCACGGGCGCCGTCGCGGTCGAGGTGCACGGGCTGCGCTCGAACTTCCTGCCGCTCACCATCAGCGACGCCTCGATCCCCGCCGAGCTCGCGGTCACGGGCACCGACGCCGCACACATCGCCGGCGAGAACATGACCCTCGTGGGCGCAGGCTTCATCGGCGTCATGCCGAGCGATCTGAAGGTGCGCTTCGCGGGCTCGGCCGCCCCCGCCCCCGTGGTCTCGATCAACCCGGCAGGCACGCAGGTCGTGGTCACGGTCCCCGCGGATGCAGTGACCGGCCCGATCTCGCTCGAGGCGCCCGGAAGGCTGCCCGCGCGCAGCCACGCCGCGGCCACGATCACGGGCACCACGCCCGCGCTCGCCGTGCTCGATTCGACGCCCGCAGGCGGCACGCCCGGCAGCGCGCTCGTCCTTCGCGGCACGGGCTTCGCGGCCGACGCAGCCATGAACGAGGTCTCCTTCGACGGCATGGCCGCGACCGTCCTCTCCGCCGAGCCCGATCGGCTCGTGGTCGAGGTCCCCGCCGGCCTGCATTTCGGCGCGGCCGAGGTGGTGGTCAAGAAGGGCGCCGAGACGGCGAGCGCCGGGCTCTTCGGCGTGACGGGCACATTCGAGGTGGTCGGCGGCGGCGGGCCCGAGGAGGTCGACATCGGCGACGGCGGCGACCCGATGCTCGCCTCGCTCACGGGCGAATACGTCACGACCGACGCGGCGAACAACTATTACATCGGCGACCGCAAGCGCGTGCGCGTCATCAACAACGGCGCGGCGCCGGTCACGATGTTCGGCGTCACCATTCAACCGCAAACGATCATGACCGTGGCCCAGGGCCCCGCCGACGTCGTCGCCGTGGCGGTCCACCCGGTCACCGAGGACGTCTACTTCGCGACCAACGCCGCCATCTACCGCGCCAAGCGCAGCGATGGGATGGTCGAGCCGTACGCGGGCACGGGCTCGGCGGGCAACGGCGGCAACAAGGGGCCGCGATTGAGTGCGAGCTTCAGCGGCATCACGGACCTGCAATTCACGGACGACGGCAGCGTGCTCGTGATCGCCGACAACAGCAACGGCGCCATTCGCGCGATCAACACGACGGCCGCGCCGACCACGGCGTGGGGCGTCCCGCTCGGCGCCGATATCGTCGACCAGATCGCGAACATGAAGGGCATCGTCAACCCGCTCGGCGTGGCCATCGACGCCGAGGGCAGCATCTACGCGACCTTCTCCACCGAGGTCCGCAGGATCGCCTTCGACCGCCCCGCCGTCGGCGCGCCCGGCTACGTGGAATACGAGACCGTCGCCGGCAATGGCCTGTTCACGAGCCTGCCCGCCGAGGGCTGCCCCGCGATCGCCAAGAGCCTCGGCGTGAACAGGGGCATTGCGATCGACCCGGTCCGCGGCGACGCCTTCATCGGCAGCCGCCACGGCCTCATCCGCCGCATCCGCCCGGCGGGCGGCAAGGCGCCGACGTCGGTCGACACCGATGATTGCATCGATTTCGTCGCCGGGAGCTGGGACGTGGGCAAGCCCATCCCGAACGCAGGCCATGCCGGCGACGGCGGGCTCGCCAAGAGCGCGGTCCTCGCCCTGCTTTCGCGGCCCTTCACCGATCGCAATGGCGACCTGCTCGTGCTCGCCGACGGGCACCTGCGCAAGGTGGTCTTCGACGCGCAAGGGAACCCCGGCACCATCACGACCCTCGCGGGCACCGGCCCGGCCCCGCTCGACAACCTGCCCGCGCTCTCGTTGCGGGGCCTGAACAGCCTCGGCGGGCTCCGCGTCGACGCGGCCGGCAATCGCTACATCTACACGGTCGACGGCCGCGTGGTCGCCCAGGACCGCACGACGAACCTCCTCACCGTGCTCGCCGGCACGGGCTATCTCGGCAATCGAATCGGCATGAACGGTGCTGCCACGGACTCGGATCTCGGCGGCCTGCGCGGGCTCGAGCTGACGCCGCTCGGCGGGCTCTACGTGCTCGAGGCGACCATTCCGCGCGTGTCGCGCATCGACGTCGGCCAGAACGTGCTCACCGTGATCGCTGGCGACGGCAAGACCGCGACGACGGCCGAGCAAATGACCGCAGGCCCGGCCATCTCCGCGCGCGTCGCCATCGACACGGGCGCCCCCAAGGCCGCGCTCGGGCCGAGCGGCGCGCTCTACTTCGCCGACCACCACCTCTTGCGCATCATGAACCCCACCGACGCGCCAATCTCGACCTTCGGCGTCAACCTGCCGTCGGGGGGCATCTATTACCTCAACGGGTTCGGCTCGAGCCTGAGCGGCGTGGCCTTCGCGCCGAACGGCGACGTCTACGTCGCGTCCTACGACGACGACACGATCATCCGCATGCGCGCCGCCGGTCCCTTCACGCCCGAGGTCGTGGTCGCGGGCGACGGCACGAAGCACGGCGTCTCCACGCCGGGCGCGCTCGCCAATCTGCACCTCAATCGCCCCGCGGATCTCGCCTTCCTGCCGGACGGCTCGCTGCTCGTCGCCAACGACTTCGGCAACACGCTCGTCCACATCGGGCCCGACGCCGCGGGCGACATCAGCCCCGAGAGCCGCTTCGTCCACGTCTTCGGCAGCGGCGCCCCCGGCCGCATGACCAAGGACGACGTCGCGTCCGCGGTCGCCCCGCGCGGCGTGCGCGCGCTCGCGCAGGACGGCGATGGCCTCGTGCTCATCGCCGGCGAGCGCATCGTCAAGCTCGCCATGCCGTGA